AAACACTACATTAAGTTGCAGTATGACATCTTGATAAGGATTCACATGGAGTAGtagaaaattaacaaaataaaaagctCATTTGTGAGACTACTGGTGATTTGAGAATCGTAAATACAACAATCTTTTCACTGCAGTTGCCCAAAGCTAATATTGAATGGCTACTGTAGTCTACTTTACGTGGTCAATACTACAGTGGTCTACCACAACCcatgacaaaaagaaaaaaaaaatctagtgCAATTAATCCATATCCTCACGAATGGATACTTGGGTTTCCTGGTTGATCAATAACATGAAATccaaattgaaagcaaaaagaGAGTGAAATTGGTGATTTGCAACGACAATTTGCAGGAATATAAACATTTTAAGAAGCCAATTCGATAACAAACTGAAGACTTAAGAACATATAAAATCAAAGCACCAGAAGGAGAGATTAAGTATAAGATTCGGTCACTGACTCTTGATTCAAGGTGAATCTAGCAGCATTTGCAAGAGTGTGATCTTCATCAACGAACGAGAATGTTGCTTTTCTTGGATCCTGTATGGTACCGTGCTCCGTTGCTTCTGGTTACTCTGCAATCatacaaaatttatttatttatttatttatatttttgaaagcCTTCGTTCTACAATCATAATCGAAGATAAGTAATCGTAAAGAGGAAGAACATTTAATGATCATACAGAGAAGCGAGAGATGGGGTCTGACACAAGGCGTGCACGGAATGGAAGATCAGGAAGAATAGACAAAACCCCTCAAAAGTCCATAAACCCTACACCAGAGTTTGTCTGGTAATTTAGCGCTTTTCAGCGGGCTAGAATCGtcattatttcatttaaaatagtTGTTATGGTTGTATGGCTCTCCTGATTGGTCCTTCTTAAGGCTTGAGTGACAGGCCTGTCTCTTCAATAAAGGCAGGACCTTTCCCTGTTTTACTTTTAAATCAGACACCCTCCTAAAACCCTAATCCGCGCCTCTTCTCTTGAACTCTGCTCGGTTCCAACTTTCAAGTCTCATTTTTGTATAGTTGCGCGGCTTTTTGGTCCATATCTGGTGAGATT
This is a stretch of genomic DNA from Manihot esculenta cultivar AM560-2 chromosome 2, M.esculenta_v8, whole genome shotgun sequence. It encodes these proteins:
- the LOC110608795 gene encoding uncharacterized protein LOC110608795, encoding PEATEHGTIQDPRKATFSFVDEDHTLANAARFTLNQDSIYLNGFSGDPAREVLKDGCQYLMLMCQHVRINF